Genomic window (Palaemon carinicauda isolate YSFRI2023 chromosome 42, ASM3689809v2, whole genome shotgun sequence):
tatatatatatatatatatatatatatatatatatatatatatatatatgtatatatatactggatatattatattaccaaccacaacaaatacagccatttatagtcaactgcatgacaaaagcctcagacatgtccatattcatcaccacggtggctactgcatattggtgatggtgggatacttcacTCTGATTTCTTATAACCAACTTTGTAAGGGCGATATTGACTAGTCCGGGTCAAGCtatcgtgtgtatgtatatatatatatatatatatatatatgtatatatatatatatgtgtgtatatatatatatatatatatatatatagagagagagagagagagagagagagagagagagagagagagagagagagagagagagagagagagagagagagagagagtatacacatacacatgagagtaaactaaagtagagggtattttaacgcaagaaaaagaaatggacatgggtaggtcaTATGATGATGAGAAGGACAAatattagatggacattaggaatataaGAATGGGTTCTTAGTAATTGCAAAAGAATCACtgaaaggaatagaagacgaaggattgagacatgtgtgtgtgtgtttgtgtgtacgtaaaaaTAACGATAGCTGACTaatgatgagcataaattatgcatCTTAGTCATTAAAGGACAAATTAAAAGACTTGAGTGAAGTTagtactttgtgagtcacattatgTCGCTGATAAGACTAACTTCGATCCAGAATTTACATCTATCTTTTcgtggttatacacacacacatatatatatatatatatatatatatatatatatatatatatatatatatatatatatatgtgtgtgtgtgtgtgtgtgtgtatgtatgtatgtatgtatgtatgtatgtataaacattcatacatacatattgattccattcatacatactactaccactattacttcaACTGTGGCATACTtgagggtttcgcccagaccaaagggctcatcaggtgggttttgccaacttctatatttgctggcttggttcccacgaccctttcctaaagccaagcatccttaggcaaggcatttaagcctCAATATAAGGCccggcatttaagccattcattatagggCCAGCTATTTAGGCCATTCATCCTAAAGCAgggcttttaggccattcattataagccTAGGCATTTAATccactcatcctaaggccaggcttttaaatcattcatcctaaggccagacatttaagccattcattataaggctaggcatttaagcatttcatcctaaggccaggcttttaaatcattcatcctaaggtaagacatttaagccattcattataaggctaggcatttaagcctttcatcctaaggccaggcttttaaatcattcatcataAGGCCAGGCCTTTAAGGCAAACATTTTAAGGCTAGGCATTAAAGCCTTTCATCCTAAAGCCAGGCATCTAAgcatttcattataaggctaggcatttaagccattcatactaaggccaatcatttaagTCAATCATTATAAAGACAGGCATTTAAACCATtagtcctaaggccaggcttttatgCTATTCAcaataaggccaggcatttaagccattcattacagggccaggctttcaggccattaattttaaggccaggcatttattgCATTcctcctaaggccaggcatttaagccgtTCAATATAAGACtaagcatttaagcctttcatcgtaaggccaggcatttaagcctttcatcctaaggccaggcttttaaatcattcatcctaaggccaggcatttaaacatttcatcctaaggccaggcatttaagccattcattgtgagcctaggcatttaagccattcattataaggctaggcattttagccattcatcctaaggccagacatttaagcctttcatcataaggccaggcttttaaatcattcatcctaaggccaggcatttaagccattcattgtgagcctaggcatttaagccattcattataaggctaggcattttagccattcatcctaaggccagacatttaagccattcatcttatggccaagcatttaagccattcatcctaagggcaggcatttaagccattcattacaaggctagacatttaagcctttcatcctaagaccagatatttaagccattcattataaggctaggcatttaagtcatttattattaggccaggcatttaagccattcattattaggctctgcagttaagccaaacatcattcggctctgcaaaggcaagcataattgtgccaggtatttaagctaagcatccttatgccaggcatttaaggcaagcttctttatgccaggtatccaagccaagtatttttatgcaatacagttaacACAAGTATTATAAGGCCAGGCAGTCAAGACAAGCATCCctatgccaggtagtgaagccgttcctccttaggccaggtagttaagccaaacattcttaggccagtcagttaagccaaacatccttagctgaggcagttacaCAATACTTctttaggcatggcctctaagccatacttcctaaggcaaggcatttaagccatacaaccttagcccaggcagttaagcctcgcacgcctatacaaatcaggtaagccaaacatccctagtccaggcaTTCAAGCCAAACatttttagtccagtcacctaggcccttctttttaggccagccagttaagcatTTCggtttttttccggacagttcaaccacacatagaccaggtagttaagccaaaccttcttagataaggcaggtcagctaaacatccttaggccaggcagttaagccatacaccctcagacaaagtagttaagccaaacatccttagccctgtcatttgagccaaacatccttagccaaggcagttaagccaagcaccattaggccaggcagttaagccaagcatcattagaccaggcagttaaggcaagcatcattaggtcaggcagttaagccaagcatctttaggtcaggcagttaagccaagcatcattaggccaggcagttgagccaaaaatcactaggccaggcagttaagccaaaaatcactaggccaagcagttaagccaaatatcactaggccaggcagttaagccaaaaatcattaggctaggcagttaagccaagcatcattaggccaggcagttaagtcaagcatcatcaggccaggcagataagccaagcatcattaggcctttcagttaagccaagcaccattttgccaggcagttaagccaaaaatccctaggccaggcagttaagacaaaaatcactaggccaggcagttaagacaaaaatcactaggccaggcagttaagccaaaaatcattaGGCTAGggagttaagccaagtatcattaggccaggcagttaagtcaagcatcatcagGCCGCAGATTAGCTAAGCATCATTAGACctttcagttaagccaagcaccatcttgccaggcagttaagccaatcattattaggccaggcagttaagccaaaaatcactaagctaggcatttaagccaagcatcactaagctaggcagttaagccaagcatcattaggccctgcagttaagccaagcatcattaggcctttcagttaagccaagtatcattaggcctttcagttaagccaagcataattttgccaggcagttaagccaagcattattaggcaaggcagttaagccaaaaatcactaggccaggcagttaagctaaaaatcactaggctaggcagttaagccaagcatcatcaagctaggcaggtaagccaagcatcattaggccctgcagttaagccaagcatcattaggataggcagttaagccaaacattattaggcgaagcagttaagccaagcatcaataggccttgcagttaaaccaagcatcattatgccaggcagttaaatcaagcattattaggccgggcagttaagccaagcatcattaggccctgcagttaagccaagtatcattaggccaggcagttaagccaagcatcattagaccaggcagttaagccaagcatcattaggataggcagttatgccaagcattattaggccaggcagttaagccaagcatcattagtccaggcagttaagccaagcatcattaggataggcagttatgccaagcattattaggccaggcagttaagccaagcatcattaggccaggcagttaagccaagcatcattaggataggcagttatgccaagcattattaggccaggcagttaagccaagcatcattagaacaggcatttaagccaagcatcattaggacaggcagttaagccaagcatcattatgccaggcaggtaagccaagcataATCAGACTAGCCAGTTAAGCCTAGCATCcttaaacctaataaaaaaaaaaaagttatatgccAGGCTGTTAAGACAAGCATttttaggctaggcagttaagcctggcatccttaaacctaaaaaaaaaaaaaataataatgatatgccaggtagtttagacaagcatcattaccCTAGACAGTTAAGCCTTAAGCCtgacatccttaaacctaaaaaaaaaaaaaaaaaaaatatgccaggcagtttagacaagcatcattatgctaagcagttaagccaagcatcattagcctaggcagttaagcctggcatccttaaacctaaaaaaaaaaaaaaaaaaaataatattcctttctcaAAAATAATAATACCGGTATAATCCTTTTATGAAATaagcgacgtcgctatgaaataaaaaatagttttcctttcacaaaataacataagaatatattcctttcacaaaataaaaataaaataacattctcttaaaaaaaaataaaaaatattataacaaatttctttttgtttttaatttctaaattttttttggttttttattttttttgggttttttattttatatttttttttttgctttttttattttttattagttttgttctgacttcttaattattttggattttttcctcctgagttcgttcgttatgaaccttattttcgccTTTTTCCAAAACCGGGACTTTGGAtccaaggggggcccaagagtaaGAGACCTTGTTGCGTTTTAGTTTCTTCTTTGGTTTCATGATCAAAAGTTTTCTTGTTTGTCCGTcttctccttcttgtttttcttccttcacaacgactacTTTCTTGTCATCTTCAGCTGCAGTTTCACACCTTTCAACGTCACCCATTCCTTCTTTTATAAcgttttccaaatctctcttctgaagttccttcaacagtgaagagatgacatccttcgctgcggacaattctttcttcatttgatcttctatgttggtcattcgaacaatcttaccGTTCAAATTCTTTTCTCGTTTAACTTTGTTCTGCAGTTGttctcgaagaccttcgttcttctttgttattgtgaacactgcctcctttagctcatgattttgtactagagctttagaaatctccccctgcagctcttctactagactttggtgtccttggcttcttttctgatcattaaCACGATcctccatcagctctttttctagtttgattttctctagagccaattcttcaataaggaagcttcgttcctcattggattttttgagatcttcattctctgccagaaggatcgatttcagctcGTCACATGTCTCGATTTCCTTtttggccttttccagttcctcattcaactgaactattttcattgtgttttcttcatccaaagtcactttatcttcaagctcttgtttcagagcttccttctctctcacaagtGCTGATTCCATCTGATTTTGGACAtcatttttctcctgagccattttCAGCTCCGCTTTCAACTCTAGCATTGATTGATAGTAATCAGCAAGTTGATTTTCATGggcttcaatcacagcctgtttattggcaagttccttagccatgttctcattctttcgcctgagatcttcaatctcggtgTGTCCGTTCgtctgaactgttacatctgtgttagagaCTGGTCCAGTTTctacctgaacttctacatctctgttagagataagatGTTCAATCTCTACCTGAAcgtctacatctctgttagagataagatgttcagtctctacctgaacgtctacatctctgttagaggtaagatgttcagtctctacctgaacttgtacatctctattagagaCAACATTCCCtgtgcctcctggcagcagcagctgttcctcctcgccggaaagcaGAGGATCCTTCCCACTGATGACAGCTTCCGTCTCCTCAGAAACtccgtcgagttcctcctggtccaagaaaGGCTCGAGGGCCTCACTCTTTTCCTcctcggcccagaatttcctcatcagaagaccaccttcCAAAATATAGGGCGTAGtccttccagttccatcaaccggggttgctggtcctgaaacccgtcttcggaagagggacctccaagtagatatttcttcccgtactcgctgatagctctcaatgcgttgtttgtgaacatcttcgttgtaaaactcagaatgcagatcacttgactttgatcaggtataatttgaagaaatcgaggtaggtcctcgcagaaatatcaactccgagattgaaggaattttgaagactggagacgtcttcgttggcttcgagatagtctcctgaaactgattccgattataatttgaatgagagcgagactttgaagacgtcttcgttcgctttgggaaaaatcttcattcggtcttcaccgaaactaaCTTTCTGCTCTTGAAGACATAAGTTTGTCTATATTCTCATTTTTTTCCCCAAAACACGAATCTTATTCCgccattgaatattcttttagtaatGTCTTTTCCCCGaaagaaatatatagaaagatagatagatagatagatagatagagatagatagatagaattgtgtttataagaaaaagttaaaattcttatgaggtaTGAATTaagactcggatgagaacgggatggtgtgaagccctcTGAAGACATCGTTGGCTCGGAGAAGATTCTTCTGCaagtcttcaccgaagatttctatCTGCTCCAGTAGAAGACTTGCGTTTTTCTCCCCGgaggaaatatttgaaaatatataaaaaaaaagatcaaattaaTATAACAATCTCGTATCGAGTTCCGCCATTTTGTTTTAGTCtctgaaaaaataaagattaaagaactgaaaaaaaattactaatttatatttttatttactttcctttttctctatcgaaagatatattttttttattttttttgttcatatgaaaattaaaattcattccattattattattatatttattattattattattatcatcattattattttcaattattttgacgtttattaagcttatatatatatatatatatatatatatatatatatatatatatatatatatatatatatatatatatatatatatatatcatcatcatcatcagctgttactagttcatttcatgataaaggcttcagacatgtctccattctcgtctgtttatggtcattctatgtcaatctatacctgcatgttttcatatttcgtcaatccttcgtcttctattcctttcaGTGATTCTTTCGCAATTACTAAGAACCCATTCttatattcctaatgtccatctattatttgtcctcATCATGATAtgacctacccatgtccatttctttttcttgtgtcagaataccctctactttagtttactctcgtgtatatatatatatatatatatatatatatatatatatatatatatatatatatatatttatatatatatatacacgagagtaaactaaagtagagggtattatatatatatatatatatatatatatatatatatatatatatatatatatgtatatatatatatatatatatatatatgtatatatatatatatatatatatatatatatatatatatatatatatatactggatatattatattaccaaccacaacaaatacagccatttatagtcaactgcatgacaaaagcctcagacatgtccatattcatcaccacggtggctactgcatattggtgatggtgggatacttcacTCTGATTTCTTATAACCAACTTTGTAAGGGCGATATTGACTAGTCCGGGTCAAGCtatcgtgtgtatgtatatatatatatatatatatatatatatatatatatatgtatatatatatatatatatgtgtgtgtgtatatatatatatatatatatatatatatatatatatatatatatatatatatatatagagagtatacacatacacatgagagtaaactaaagtagagggtattttaacgcaagaaaaagaaatggacatgggtagatcATATGATGATGAGAAGGACAAatattagatggacattaggaatataaGAATGGGTTCTTAGTAATTGCAAAAGAATCACtgaaaggaatagaagacgaaggattgagacatgtgtgtgtgtgtttgtgtgtacgtaaaaaTAACGATAGCTGACTaatgatgagcataaattatgcatCTTAGTCATTAAAGGACAAATTAAAAGACTTGAGTGAAGTTagtactttgtgagtcacattatgTCGCTGATAAGACTAACTTCGATCCAGTATTTACATCTATCTTTTcgtggttatacacacacacacacatatatatatatatatatatatatatatatatatatatatgtgtgtgtgtgtgtgtgtgtgtgtgtgtatgtatgtatgtatgtatgtataaacattcatacatacatattgattccattcatacatactactaccactattacttcaACTGTGGCATACTtgagggtttcgcccagaccaaagggctcatcaggtgggttttgccaacttctatatttgctggcttggttcccacgaccctttcctaaagccaagcatccttaggcaaggcatttaagcctCAATATAAGGCccggcatttaagccattcattatagggCCAGCTATTTAGGCCATTCATCCTAAAGCAgggcttttaggccattcattataagccTAGGCATTTAATccactcatcctaaggccaggcttttaaatcattcatcctaaggccagacatttaagccattcattataaggctaggcatttaagcatttcatcctaaggccaggcttttaaatcattcatcctaaggccagacatttaagccattcattataaggctaggcatttaagcctttcatcataaggccaggcttttaaatcattcatcctaaggccagacatttaagccattcattataaggctaggcatttaagcctttcatcctaaggccaggcttttaagtcattcatcctaaggcaagacatttaagccattcattataagcctaggcatttaagccactcatcctaaggccaggcttttaaatcattcatcctaaggcaagacatttaagccattcattataaggctgggcatttaagcctttcatcctaaggccaggcttttaaatcattcatcctaaggcaagacatttaagccattcattataagtctaggcatttaagcctttcatcttaaggccaggcttttaaatcattcatcctaaggcaagacatttaagccattcattataagtctaggcatttaagcctttcatcctaaggccaggcttttaaatcattcatcctaaggcaagacatttaagccattcattataagccTAGTCATTTAAGCCACTCatcaggcttttaaatcattcatcctaaggcgaggcatttaagccattcattataaggctaggcatttaagcctttcatcctaaggccaggcttttaaatcattcatcgtAAGGcgaggcatttaagccattcattataaggctaggcatttaagcctttcatcctaaggccaggcttttaaatcattcatcctaaggtaagacatttaagccattcattataaggctaggcatttaagcctttcatcctaaggccaggcttttaaatcattcatcataAGGCCAGGCCTTTAAGGCAAACATTTTAAGGCTAGGCATTAAAGCCTTTCATCCTAAAGCCAGGCATCTAAgcatttcattataaggctaggcatttaagccattcatactaaggccaatcattcaAGTCAATCATTATAAAGACAGGCATTTAAACCATtagtcctaaggccaggcttttatgCTATTCAcaataaggccaggcatttaagccattcattacagGGCCAGGCTTTCAGGCCATTAATTATAAGGCCAGGAATTTATTGCATTcctcctaaggccaggcatttaagccgtTCAATATAAGACtaagcatttaagcctttcatcgtaaggccagacatttaagcctctcatcctaaggccaggcttttaaatcattcatcctaaggccaggcatttaaacctttcatcctaaggccaggcttttaaatcattcatcctaaggccaggcatttaagccattcattgtgagcctaggcatttaagccattcattataagcattcattataaggctaggcattttagccattcatcctaaggccagacatttaagcctttcatcataaggccaggcttttaaatcattcatcctaaggccaggcatttaagccattcattgtgagcctaggcatttaagccattcattataaggctaggcattttagccattcatcctaaggccagacatttaagccattcatcttatggccaagcatttaagccattcatcctaagggcaggcatttaagccattcattacaaggctagacatttaagcctttcatcctaagaccagatatttaagccattcattataaggctaggcatttaagtcatttatcattaggccaggcatttaagccattcattattaggctctgcagttaagccaaacatcattcggctctgcaaaggcaagcataattgtgccaggtatttaagctaagcatccttatgccaggcatttaaggcaagcttctttatgccaggtatccaagccaagtatttttatgcaatacagttaacACAAGTATTATAAGGCCAGGCAGTCAAGACAAGCATCCctatgccaggtagtgaagccgttcctccttaggccaggtagttaagccaaacattcttaggccagtcagttaagccaaacatccttagctgaggcagttacaCAATACTTctttaggcatggcctctaagccatacttcctaaggcaaggcatttaagccatacaaccttagcccaggcagttaagcctcgcacgcctatacaaatcaggtaagccaaacatccctagtccaggcaTTCAAGCCAAACatttttagtccagtcacctaggcccttctttttaggccagccagttaagcatTTCggtttttttccggacagttcaaccacacatagaccaggtagttaagccaaaccttcttagataaggcaggtcagctaaacatccttaggccaggcagataagccatacaccctcagacaaagtagttaagccaaacatccttagccctgtcatttgagccaaacatccttagccaaggcagttaagccaagcaccattaggccaggcagttaagccaagcatcattagaccaggcagttaaggcaagcatcattaggtcaggcagttaagccaagcatctttaggtcaggcagttaagccaagcatcattaggccaggcagttgagccaaaaatcactaggccaggcagttaagccaaaaatcactaggccaagcagttaagccaaatatcactaggccaggcagttaagccaaaaatcattaggctaggcagttaagccaagcatcattaggccaggcagttaagtcaagcatcatcaggccaggcagataagccaagcatcattaggcctttcagttaagccaagcaccattttgccaggcagttaagccaaaaatccctaggccaggcagttaagacaaaaatcactaggccaggcagttaagccaaaaatcattaGGCTAGggagttaagccaagtatcattaggccaggcagttaagtcaagcatcatcaggccgcaaattagccaagcatcattagacctttcagttaagccaagcaccatcttgccaggcagttaagccaagcattattaggccaggcagttaagccaaaaatcactaatctaggcatttaagccaagcatcactaagctaggcagttaagccaagcatcattaggccctgcagttaagccaagcatcattaggcctttcagttaagccaagtatcattaggcctttcagttaagccaagcataattttgccaggcagttaagccaagcattattcggcaaggcagttaagccaaaaatcactaggccaggcagttaagctaaaaatcactaggctaggcagttaagccaagcatcatcaagctaggcagttaagccaagcatcattaggccctgcagttaagccaagcatcattaggataggcagttaagccaaacattattaggcgaagcagttaagccaagcatcaataggccttgcagttaaaccaagcatcattatgccaggcagttaaatcaagcattattaggccgggcagttaagccaagcatcattaggccaggcagttaagccaagtatcattaggccaggcagttaagccaagcatcattagaccaggcagttaagcgaAGCATCATTAGgataggcagttatgccaagcattattaggccaggcagttaagccaagcatcattagtccaggcagttaagccaagcatcattaggataggcagttatgccaagtattattaggccaggcagttaagccaagcatcattaggccaggcagttaagccaagcatcattaggataggcagttatgccaagcattattaggccaggcagttaagccaagcatcattagaacagccatttaagccaagcatcattaggacaggcagttaagccaagcatcattatgccaggcaggtaagccaagcatcatcagacTAGCCAGTTAAGCCTAGCATCcttaaacctaataaaaaaaaaattatatgccagGCTGTTAAGACAAGCATttttaggctaggcagttaagcctggcatccttaaacctaaaaaaaaaaataataatgatatgccaggcagttaagacaagcatcattagcctaggcagttaagcctggcatccttaaacctcaaaaaaaaaaaaaaaatatatgccaggtagtttagacaagcatcattagcctagacAGTTAAGCCTTAAGCCtgacatccttaaacctaaaaaaaaaaaaaaaaaaaatatgccaggcagttcaGACAAGCATCATTATgctaagcagttaagccaagcatcattagcctaggcagttaagcctggcttccttaaacctaaaaaaaaaaaaaataaaaaataatattcctttttcaaaaataataataccggTATAATCCTTTTATGAAATaagcgacgtcgctatgaaataaaaaatagttttcctttcacaaaataacataagaatatattcctttcacaaaataaaaataaaataacattaccttcaaaaaaaataaaaaatataacaaatttctttttgtttttaatttctaaattttttttggttttttatttttttttggttttttattttatattttttttttgctttttttattttttattagttttgttctgacttcttaattattttggattttttcctcc
Coding sequences:
- the LOC137633156 gene encoding early endosome antigen 1-like — translated: MRKFWAEEEKSEALEPFLDQEELDGVSEETEAVISGKDPLLSGEEEQLLLPGGTGNVVSNRDVQVQVETEHLTSNRDVDVQVETEHLISNRDVDVQVEIEHLISNRDVEVQVETGPVSNTDVTVQTNGHTEIEDLRRKNENMAKELANKQAVIEAHENQLADYYQSMLELKAELKMAQEKNDVQNQMESALVREKEALKQELEDKVTLDEENTMKIVQLNEELEKAKKEIETCDELKSILLAENEDLKKSNEERSFLIEELALEKIKLEKELMEDRVNDQKRSQGHQSLVEELQGEISKALVQNHELKEAVFTITKKNEGLREQLQNKVKREKNLNGKIVRMTNIEDQMKKELSAAKDVISSLLKELQKRDLENVIKEGMGDVERCETAAEDDKKVVVVKEEKQEGEDGQTRKLLIMKPKKKLKRNKVSYSWAPLGSKVPVLEKGENKVHNERTQEEKIQNN